Part of the Cellulomonas hominis genome, TCGAACGGCGTCGGGGCCTTGCGGACGTCGTAGTGGAAGGAGTTCGTGTAGTAGTCCTTGTCGGTGATGTCGGGCACCGAGCCGAACTTCTTCTTGTCCAGGCGGCAGAACCGGTCGGTCAGCGACTCCGACGGCGTGGAGTAGACCGAGAACTGGTAGCCGTGCTGCGCGGTCCACTCCTTCGCGCGGGTGGCCAGGGTGCGCAGGACGCGCAGCGTGAACTCCTTGGCCTCCGGGTCGCTCTCCCACGCGCCGCCGAAGAACGCCGCCGCGGCCTCGTACAGCCCGATGTAGCCCAGCGACACCGTGGCGCGGCCGTTCCGGAAGAGCGCGTCGACGTCGTCGTCCGGGGCGAGCCGCTGCCCGAACGCGCCGTGCACGTAGAGGATCGGGGCGTTCGCCGGCACGGCCTCCTTGCACCGCTCGACGCGGTACAGCAGGGCGTCGTGCACGGTCTCGAGCCGCTGCTCCAGCAGGGCCCAGAACGCGTCGAGGTCACCGCGGGTCTCCAACGCGATGCGCGGGACGTTGAGGGTGACGACGCCGAGGTTCATCCGGCCCTCGACGACGTCGTTGCCGTCCTCGTCGCTCCACCCCTGCAGGAACGACCGGCAGCCCATGGGCACCTTGAACGAGCCGGTGATCTCGACGATCTTGTCGTAGCTGAGGATGTCCGGGTACATGCGCTTGGTGGCGCACTCCACGGCGAGCGTCTTGATGTCGTAGTTCGGGTCCTCGGCCCGCAGGTTCACCCCGCGGCGCAGCGTGAAGATGAGCTTCGGGAAGATCGCGGTCCGGCGCTCCTTGCCGAGGCCGAGGATGCGGATCTGCAGGATCGCCCGCTGGATCTCGCGCTCGAACCAGCCCGTGCCGAGGCCGAACCCGACCGACGTGAACGGGGTCTGCCCGTTCGAGGTGAACAGGGTGTTGATCTCGTACTCGAGCGACTGCATCGCGTCGTAGATGTCCTTGCGGGTCTTCTCCTCCGCGAAGGCCCGGCGCCGGTCGGGGTCGTCGATCCAGCGCTCGGCATCCGCCAGGTGCTTGGCGAAGTTCCGCTCGGCGTACGGGGCCAGGAGCTCGTCGATCCGGTTGACCGAGCACCCGCCGTACTGCGACGAGGAGACGTTCGCGATGATCTGCGAGATCTGCGCGGTGGCGGTCTGGATGGAGCGCGGCGGGTCGACCTGGGCGTTCCCGATCCGGAAGCCCTCGGACAGCATCGTCCGGAAGTCGATGAGGCAGCAGTTCGTCATCGGGGCGTACGGGTGGTAGTCGAGGTCGTGGTAGTGGATGTCGCCCTTCGCGTGGGCGTTCGCGACGTGCGGCGGCAGCATCTTCAGGCCGATGGCCTTGCCCACGGCGCCGGCGGTGAGGTCGCGCTGGGTGTTGAAGACGTCGGCGTCCTTGTTGGCGTTCTCGTGGACGACGGACTGGTCCTTGCCGACGAGCTGGCCGATCGAGTGGTTGACGTCGAGCGCCTTGGACCGGGCCATGTCCCGCTGCACGCGGTAGTCGATGTAGACCCGGGCGACGTCGTACTGGTGCGACTCCAGCAGGGTGTGCTCGACGACGTTCTGGATCTCGTAGATCTTCACCTCGCCGTCGAACCGCGTGGTGAGCTCCCCGACCACCTGCTCCACGAGGTCGTCGAGCACCAGCTCGTGCAGGGCACCGAGCTCGCCGTGCACCTCGACGAAGGCCTTGGCGACGGCGGCGCGGATGCGGGACGGGTCGAACGGGAGGGCGCGGCCGTCCCGCTTGCGGACCGTGAGCGCGGCTTCCTCGAGGGTGAGCGCCACCGGCTGCCCGGCCCCGTCCAGCTCGGTCGTCGTCATCTCCGCCGCTCCCCTCCAGTCCCACCGCCGCACTACATCTAGTGCGAATCACAGCGGTGCAACACTAGATCTGGGGGTTGGACGGGGGTGGGCCGAAGGTCCCACGCCGCCGGGTCCGCCCTGGTCGCGACGGCGCCGATCGACCGGCCGGATCACCGGGTCCCGGCGTGTCGCCGCGGCCCGTCCGCCGACGCTACCGTGCCCCATGGCCCTTCGCGTCCTCCTCGTCGGCGGCACCGGCATCATCAGCTCCGCATGCACCCGTCTGGCCGTCGAGCGCGGCCTCGACGTCACCCTCCTGAACCGCGGGTCCAGCCCCGCCCGTCCGGTCCCGGACGGCGTCGAGGTGCTCCACGCCGACGTCCGCGACCCGGCCTCCGTCCGCGCCGCCCTCGGCGAGCGCGAGTTCGACGCCGTCGTCGACTGGGTGGCCTTCACGCCCCGGCACGTCGCCACCGACGTCGAGCTGTTCGCGGGCCGGACCGGGCAGTACGTGTTCATCAGCTCCGCGTCGGCGTACCAGACCCCGCCCGAGCGGCTGCCCGTCACGGAGTCGACCCCGCTGCGCAACCCGCACTGGCAGTACTCCCGGGACAAGATCGCCTGCGAGGACCTGCTGGTGCGCGCGTACCGCGACTCCGGCTTCCCGGTGACGATCGTCCGCCCGTCGCACACCTACGACCGCACCTCCGTCCCGCTGGACGGCGGCTGGACCGCGGTCGAGCGGATGCGGCAGGGCCGGGAGGTCGTCGTGCACGGCGACGGCACCTCGCTGTGGACGCTCACCCACCACGAGGACTTCGCACGCGGGTTCGTGCCGCTGCTCGGCCACCCGCGCACGCTCGGGGAGGCGTTCCACATCACCTCCGACGACGTGCTGACCTGGAACCAGGTGGTGCGCGCCCTGGCCGCGGCCGCGGGCGTCGAGCCGCGGGTCGTGCACGTGCCGTCGGACGCCATCGCGGCGGCCGACCCCGAGTGGGGCGCCGGGCTGCTCGGCGACAAGGCGCACTCGATGGTGTTCGACACGACGAAGCTGCGGACGCTGGTCCCGGACTTCCGGACGACGGTCACGTTCGAGGAGGGCGCGCGGCAGATCGTCGCCTGGCACGACGCCGACCCGGCGCGCCGCGTGGTGGACGCGCGGCTCGACGCGGTGATGGACGACCTGGTGGCGCGGTTCCGCGTGCGGTGACTCAGTCCAGGTGACCGGCGATCCCGCCGGCGCCCCCGAGCTTCGCGGCGTTCAGCGCGCCGTAGGTCAGCCGGGTCGCCAGCGGCGAGGTGCGCGCGGAGCCGCCCGCGGCCACGTGGTCGGCCTGCGCGCGCAGCGCGAGCACCGCGTCGCGGGACCCGCCGGTGCGGTGCCGCTCGAGGGCGTCGGCCAGGGCGCGGAGCACCGGGGCCTCCTGCGACGCCTCCAGGTGGTCCGTGACGGCGAGGACGGGGACGAACGACCGCCGCCGGGACCCCGCGGGGCGCAGGCCGAGCAGCAGCCCGCCGCCCCCGTTCGCCACCAGGCCGGCGCTCGTGCTCGGCGCGAGGCTGATCCGCCGCGTCCGCCCGAACCGGGTCACCACGACCTCGCCGGCCTCGGCGTCGAGCGTGGTCGACGACCGCCGCAGCACCACCGTCCCGACGGCCAGCAGGGCGAGGACGGCGACGACGCCGACCCGGTAGCGCGGCTCGGTCACGAACAGCCAGCCGAGCGCGCCCAGCGTCAGCACCGCGGTCGCGACGACCCACCCCCACCACCCGCGCGAGGTCAGCCCCGGGATCGCGAGCGGCGCGGCCACGCCTCAGGCCCCCGCCACGGCCGCGACCGCGTCGAGCACGGTCGTCCGGACCAGGTCCTCGACCTCGGCCCGCGCGGCCGGCCGGGCGACCGGCGGCGTCCCCGTGCCCTCCCGTGCCTCGACGACCCAGGCGCCGCCGGGGCCCGTGAACAGCCCCAGCAGCGGGGGGTGCCGGTCGTCGGCGTGCCGGACCACCACGTCGGTGCGCAGCAGCGCGGCGCCGAGGGCCTCGGCCACCTCGAGCGGCGGCTCGGACCCGTCGCCGGGCAGGGCGACGGGCTCGCCGGCGGAGTCGCCGCACTCCGGGTGCACGCTCGCCGCCGTGACCAGGCCGACCAGCGCGTCCGCATCGGCCAGGGCGAAGCGGTGCAGGCCGTCCGACCCGACCTGCTCCACCACCACGACGTCGTCCACCACGTGCGCGTACCAGTAGTCCTGCGTGGCCAGGGTCGTCCGGCCGACCGCGACGACCACCCGGGCCGCCCGGCGCAGCGTGATCAGCGAGAGGACGTCCTGCCGCACCTGCACCTCGACGGACGGCTCACCGACTGCGTCGGCGAGCGCCCGCGGGGTCGGCGGGTCCACGATCCCCCGGGCCTGCAGCCCGCGGTACGCCGTCCGCACGGCCGTCTCGCGCTCCGCGTCGCCGAGCGTCGCGAGGTACGGCGCGACCACCAGGCCGCCCGGGCCCGCGAGGATCGCGAGCTCCTCGTCCGTCAGGGTCTCCACCGGCACCGCGGTCACGTCGCCGCCTCCCGTCGTCACAGCAGTCCGAAGGACAGCACGTCGAGTGCGCCCTTGCCCAGGTCGCGGAGGTTCTCCCCCGCGTCGCGCACGGTGTCCCCGGCCCAGTCGACCGCGTCCGACACGGCGCCCGTCGTCGCGTTCCACGCCGTGCTCGCCGCGTCGGCCACGTGCCCGGCGGCGGAGGAGACGAAGTCGCCGATGGCCTCGCGGTTGTCCCAGATCATGTTGCCGAGGCTCCACGCGCCGTAGGCGAGGACCGCGCCGCCCGCGACAGCCACCCCGACCGGCCCGAGCGCGCTGCCCGCGAGCAGGAGCGTCCCCGCGCCGGCCACGCCGCCGAGCGCGAACCCGCGGGTCGCCCAGCCGCGGGCGCCCTCGTACCCGCCGCCGGTCACCACGTCGACCGCGCCGGTCGCGATGGTGACCGGCAGGAACGCCTTGCCGACCAGCCCCGCCGCCCGGCTGCCCATGACGAAGCGCAGGACGCCGCCGTTCGCCGGCCCGTTCTTGAACGCGGCGAGCGCGTTGTCCGCGGCGTCGAAGTTCCGGAGCATCGTCTGGTAGTCCGTGATCGGCGCGAAGGCCGCCCGCAGGTAGTTCAGGTACGTCGTGCCCTTGGTGGCCGTCCCGACGAACTTCTTGATGACCTGCGCCAGCGCGACCCCGCCCGCGCCGACGGCCCCCAGGGCACCGACGACGTCGCCGGAGTCGATCGCCCGCTGGAGGTAGGCGTCGACCGCCGAGGAGAGCGTCTGCGGGACGGGCACCGCCGACAGCGTGCCCGCGACCTGCACGTCCGTCGCGGCGACCTGCTCCAGCGCGGCCGTGATCTGCGCGGCGTGGTCGGCCGCCTGCTCGTTGAGCGCGCGCTGCTCGGCGTCCCGGCGCGCGCCGGCGCCCGTGGGGTCGCCGACCTCGGTCAGCACCGGCGGGAGCGTCGGCGCGGTGACCCGGCCGTCGTCGGCCACGGTGAAGCCCGCGGACCGCACGCTCTCGACGGTCGCGAGCAGCGCGTCCCGGGCGCTGCCGAGGTCGGCTGCCCCCGCCTGCAGCGCGGAGCGGGCGGACTCCAGGGCGTCCGCGAGCTCGAACCCGGTCGCCGACTCGCGCGCGATCCGCTCCGCGGCGGCCTGGGCGGCCTCGCCCTCCCAGCGCTCGGCGAGGCGGGCCATCGTCGCCTTCGCGGCCTGGACCTGCGCCTCGACCGTGGCGCGGGCCTCCTCGACGCCCGCGGCGGCGTCCGCGAGCGCCCCCGGGCGCCAGCCGCGGACCACCTCGAGGGTCAGCGCGGTCACTGCGGCACCATCCCGGCGAACCGGCCGGAGGTGGACGCCTCCGCGCCGCGGTACCCGTCGGCGGTGCCCGAGGCGCTCGCCGCCATGCCGCGCACGTTCTCCCCGAGGACCTGCACGGCGGCCGCCACCCGGGTGGACACCCAGACTGCCGCCTCGCCCGTCGCGGACCCGGGCAGCGCGTCGGGCACCGGGGCGAACGGCCCCGCCACGTCCGCGGCCTGCAGCGCGGCGGCGGCCTCCTCCAGCTCCGCCGCGGCGGTGTCCAGTGCCGATGTCTCGACGGCGACGCTCATCGCCGGGACCCCCTCTTCGTCGTCGTCCTGCCGAACCGCCCGCCGGTCAGCCCGTGGCGAGCCCGCCGAGGCTGCCGCCGCCACCGATCTTGCGGGACAACGGCGACGAGCGCAGGTCGCCGCCGCGGTCCAGGTGGTCGGCCTGGGCGCGCAGCAGGCCCACGACGCCCTCGACGTCCCGCGGCCCGCGGCGTGCCAGGTCGTCGGCCAGCGCGCGGAGCGTCGGTGCCGGCTGGCAGGCCTCGTGCTGCCGCGTGAGAACCAGCAGCGGGACCGCGGCGCGGCGCCAGCCGTTGAACCGCTCGAGCGCCAGGTCGACGCCGTCGCGGCGGCTGCCGAGCATGAGGTAGGCGCGGCGCTCGGCCGCGACCGGGCGGATCCGCCACGACGTCCGGGCCGGCGACAGCACGCCCGTCGCCGGGTCGTACGTGCCGGCGACCTCGCCGCGGGCGCCGGGGTCGAGGCGGAGGAGCGCCAGGGGGGCGCCGGTGCTGCTGGGCACGTCCGTCCTTCCGTCGGGGGTCGGCGGCTCGGGCCGCCGCGGGTCACGGTAACCGGCGGGTACGACGTCCCGCAGCGGGGCCACGCCGGTGTCCCGCGGACCCCTCCGCGCGCCATCTGCGCCCACGTGTCCTACGATTCCGGACAAATCGCCGCATACCGGGCCAGGCAGGGGCGGGCAGGCGGCGGACAACCCCAGCGTCGGAGCGAGAGGTTCCCGCCATGCCCCGTGCCCGAACCACGCACGTCCCGCAGCTGTCGGTCGGCGTGCCCGTGTACAACGGCGCCCTGTTCCTCGAGGAGGCCCTGACCGCGCTCCGCGACCAGGACCTCGAGGACATCGAGGTCGTCGTGTCGGACAACGGCTCGACCGACGCGAGCCCCAAGATCGCGCAGAAGTTCGCCGACGCCGATCCGCGGTTCCGGCTGGTGCGCTCCGCGGTGAACCAGGGCGTGGCGCGGAACTTCAACCGCACGCTGGCGCTCGCCCGCGCCCCGCTGTTCATGTGGCACGCCGCGGACGACCGCGTGGGTCCGGGCCACCTCGCCGCCTGCCGGGACGCCCTCGCCGCCCATCCCCGGTCCGACATCGCGTTCCCGCTGGTCACGCTCATCGACGCGGCGGGCGACCCGGTCGGCCGGATGGACGACGAGGGGCTGACCTTCACCGGCCTCTCGCCGTCGGCGCGCGTCGACGTGCTGCTGCGCCGGTCGGTGTACCAGTCGATCGCGTGGGGCGGCGTGCACCGCACGGAGCGGCTGCGCGCGCTCGGCGGCCACCCGCGGTTCTTCGGCGGGGACATCGTGCTGGCCATCCGGTCCGCGCTGCGCGGCGAGTGGGTCGTGATCCCGGAGCAGCACTTCTTCTGCCGCCGGCACGACAACCAGAACAGCAAGGCCGTCGGCGCCGACCCGACCGTGCAGGTCCGCAGCTACGACCCGTCGTTCCGCCGGCCGGTCGCGTTCCCGCAGTGGTACCTGACGTTCCGGATGCTCACCGAGGCGGCCTCGGCGCCCGTCCCCGCGGTCGAGCGCGTGCGGGCGACGGGCGCCGTGGTCCGCCGGTGGGTGGTCCCCGAGTGGCGGATGCTGCCCTACGACGTGAAGCGGAACCTGATCCGGCTGCGCACCGGGACGTACCGGGGCGCGTTCTCGTCCTCGTCGGGCTACTGGGTCTGAGTCAGAGCGGGTAGTGCCCCGCCTCGCCCTCGACGGCCGGCCGGAAGTCCACCAGCCGGTCCCCGACCCGCCACCGGTACCGGTCGACCTGCTCGGTCGCCGGGTCCTCGGCGAGGAACGCGCGCAGGGCGTCCAGGTCCGCGGGCTCGACCCACTCGGGCGGGTCGGACACCGCCTTGAAGCCCGAGAGCGTCGCGCAGTCCCGCAGCCACTGCATCTGCTCGTCCCCGAGCAGGTTCCGCCGCCGCCGGAAGTACGCCGCGTCCGGGTCCAGGCCGATCAGCCCGCGCAGCCACAGCCGGTGCACCGCGTTCGTGAGGGCGTTCCGGGCGGTGGCGTCGGACGGGTCGTCGGTGGCGTAGTTGTCCCACATCGGCGCGACGTCAGGGCCGGTGCGCACCGCGTTCAGCACGCCCAGGGAGGGGAACACCGGCGCGCCCGAGCCGAGCAGGTACGCGTCGGGCCCGGCGGCCTCCCGGACGGTCTCGACCGCCAGCCGGTAGGCGGCCTCGCGGTCGACGTCGGCGCCGCGCGCCCCCGCCACTGCGCCGGCGTTGACGAAGTCGAGCTTGAGGTACGTGAAGCCCCAGTCGTGCACCGCCCGGCCGATGGTCTCGGCCAGCAGCTCCCGGGCGTCCGCCCGGGTGAAGTCGAACGTCCAGTACGGGCTGCCCCAGTTCGTGCCCGCCGCCACCGGGGCGCCGTCGGCGTCCCGCAGCAGCATCGCCGCGTGCCGCTGCGCGGTGCGCGACGACGGCAGGGCGATGAACGGGGCGATCCACAGCCCGGGCCGCATCCCGCGGTCGCGGATCGACGCCGCGGTGTCCGCCATCCCCGCCGCGAACTTCCCGTTGGGGTGCCAGTCCCCGACGACCTCCTCCCACCCGTCGTCGAGCTGCACGGTGTCGAAGCCCAGCGCGGGCAGCTGCGGCACGATCCGGTCGAGGTCCGCGCGGGACACCGTCTCGTACAGGGAGTACCAGGAGGACCACACCGTGCCGGGGTGCGCGGGCAGCACGCCCCAGCGGTCCGCGAGCAGGTCGCGGTACCGCGCGAACACGTCGCGCTCGGGGCCGACGAGCAGCACCCACAGCGCCTCCCGGCCGGTCTCGGTCCAGGCCGCGAGCACGTCCCGGTCGGCGTGCAGCCGCGGGGTCTCGCCCTCCAGGCAGCCGAGCAGCAGCACGTCGGCCCCGCGGTCGACGGCGATCAGCCAGGAGGAGTGGTGCCGCGCCGGGTCGTCCCACGACGCGTCGTCGGCCGTCTGCCGGCGCACGGGGTTCGCCACCCGCAGCGGCGCGTCGGACATCCGGCGCCACCCGGTCGGCGACCAGGAGTTCTGGCCGTGCCGGTACACGGTGCCGTCGCCGGCGCCGTGCAGCAGCGACACGCGCGCTGACCGCAGGAACGTCTCCTCGACGTCGCCGGCGGGCCGGGCCCAGTCCGGGCGGACCGGGTCGGCGGCACCGGGCGGGTGCAGCGGGAGAGCGGTCGGCGTGCTGACAACCATGCGGGTCCTCCTCAAGGGCGGCGGGGGCGGCGCGCACGGCACCGCCCCCGCCGGGTGGGGGCTTACTGGAACAGGGCCTCGACGGCGTCGTTCGCCTCGGTCAGCCGCTGCTGCGGGTCGGCGCCCTGCGCGATCGCCTGCATCGCGTCCTGGACGGCCGTGTTCACCTCCGCGGCGCGGTTGAAGGCCGGGAGCATGAACGTCTCGCCGTCGTCCGCCACGGACACGAAGGCGGTGGAGTCGATGCCGGCCTCCTCGCGCGCCGCCATGGCCGCGTCCGTGCCGGAGCTGCGCGCCGGGAAGATCAGGCCGGCGCTGCCGACCGCGTCCTGGCACTCGGCGGAGGCCAGGTACTCGACCCAGCGGTACGCCTCGTCGGGATGCTTCGTGCCCGACCAGATCACGTCCGACAGGCCGTTCGTGGCGGCCGTGCGACCCTCGGGGCCCTCCGGCACCGGCGCGAACGCGAGGTCGACCGTGGCGTCCGGGCCGACGTACGTGGACGCCATCCAGGACCCGGCGATCGTCGACGCCGCGGTCCCGCTGGTCATGACGGCCTCGGTGCCGAGGGTGGACTGCGAGTCGAACGCCGGCATGTAGCCGCCGTCGATCATCTGCTGGATCCACGTCATGGTCTCGACCAGCGGCGCCGAGTCGAAGTTGAACGTCGTCGGGGCGACGTCCTCGTCGCTGTACGTGAAGCCGTTCGAGTGCGCGAAGTTGCCCCAGCCGTTCTGGCCCGTCGCCCCGTCGCCCCACTCGGGGTAGTAGCCGTACCGGACGACGCTGCCCTTGTCGAAGGCCGGGTCCAGCCCGGTGCGGCCCGCGGAGTCCAGCGTCAGGGCCTTGACGAACTCCCCGAACGTGCCGCCGTCCTGCGGGTTCCAGGTCAGCGCGGCCACGTCCCCGGCGGAGTACCCCGCGGCCTCGGCCGCCGGCACGTCGTACAGGTACGCGACGGTGTCCCAGTCCTTCGGCAGGCCGTAGCGCTTGCCCTCGTACACCCAGCGGTCCGCGAGGCCCTCCTTGAAGTCGGCGAAGTCGATGTCCGACGCCTCGACCCGGTCCGTGAGGTCGAGCAGCTGGTTCGTCTCGACGAACTGCAGGAAGTACGAGATCTGGTTGGTGAACACGTCGGGCGCGGTGCCCGCCGTGATCTGCGTGCTGAGGTTCTGCCAGTACTGCGCCCACCCGGTCTGCGTGAGCTTCACGGTGATCTCGGGGTTCGCCTCGTGGAACGCGTCGGCGCAGCCCTGGTACAGCGGCAGCTGCGTGTCGTCCCAGAGCCAGTAGTCGAGCGTGACCTCGCCGCCGGCGGCGTCGTCGCCGCCCGCGGAGGAGCACGCGCTCAGCGCCAGCACCGATGCTGTCGCCAGGAGCGCGACGGCGGTGGTCCTCTTCATGGGTCTTCCTCTCGTGTGGGAACTGCGGGCGAGCGGGCGTGCGGGAGCCGGACGGCTACTTGCCGCCCGAGAAGTTGAGGGACTGCACGAGCTGCTTCCCCAGGAACACGAGGATCAGCAGCACGGGGATGACGGAGAGCGTCGAGCCGGCCATCAGACCCGTCCAGTCCGGCGACGTGTTCGGCGACTGCTGCTGGAACACGCCCAGCGCGACGGTGAGCACGCGGGTGCCCTCGGAGTTCCCCGCGACCAGCGGCCACAGGTAGTCCTTCCACATCCCCACGAGCGTGATCAGCATCATCGTGGCGATCGGCCCGCGGCTCATCGGCAGCGCGATCCGCCAGAACCGGCCCAGCGCGCCGACGCCGTCGATCATCGCGGCCTCCTCCACCTCCCGCGGCAGGGACAGGAAGAACTGCCGGAGGAAGAAGATCGCGAAGGGGCTGGTGAGGATGGCCGGGGCCACCAGGCCGACCATGGTGTTGAGCAGACCGGCCTGGCGCATCAGCGCGAAGTTCGGCAGCAGCGTGAAGATCCCCGGGATCATGAGGCCGGCCAGGATCACCGCGAACAGCGCGTCCCGGCCGCGGAACCGCAGCCGCGCGAGGGCGTAGGCGGCGGCCGCGCAGGACAGGGTCTGGAGCACGGCGACCGACCCGGCGTACAGGACCGAGTTCACGGTGTACCGGGCGAAGTCGATCGTCGCGCCCGTGCCACCCGCGGCGACGGCCTCCTCGATGCTGGTCAGGCCCAGCACGCGCTGGAAGTTGATCAGCGTGGGGTCGGTCGGCCACAGGCGGCTCGCGTCCCCGATCAGGCCGGCGGCCGGGGTGAGCGCGGTGCGGACCATCCAGTAGAACGGGAACACCGTGGCCAGGACGACGGCGCCGACGACGACCCAGGCGGCGGCGCGGCCGGGGCGGACGGCCCGGCGGCGGCCGGCACGGGCGGGGCGCGGCGCTGCGGGCGCGGTCATGACAGGTCCGATCGGTTCGCGCGCATGAGACGCATCTGGGCGAAGGTGAGGGCGCCGAGGATCACGACGAGGATCAGCGAGACCGCCGAGGCGTAGCCCATCCGGTAGAACGCGAAGGCCTGCTGGTAGATGTAGTAGTAGATGACCCGGACCTCGGGGATCGGGTTGTTCCCGTAGCCGACCTGCACCAGGTCGAACACCTGGAACGAGCCGATCAGCGAGACCACGACCACCAGCGCGAGCACCGGGCGGATCAGCGGCAGCGTGATCCGGGCGAACATCCGGGTCTCCCCCGCGCCGTCCAGCGCGCCGGCCTCGTAGAGCTCGCCGGGGACCTGCAGCATCCCGGCGTACAGCAGCAGCGCGGTGTACCCGAGGCCGGACCAGACGGAGATCGCGACGACGATCCACAGCGCGGCGCCCGAGTTGTAGAACGTCACGCCGTGGATGCCGATCGAGTCGAGCAGGTTCTTGAGGAACCCGACGTTCGCGTCGAGCAGCCAGCCCCAGATCAGCGCGATGGCCACGTTCGGCACCAGCCAGGGCAGCAGGAGCAGCGAGCGCACCCAGGTCCGCAGCTGGAGCCGCTGCATCAGGGCGGCGAGCACGAGCGCCAGCACCATGACGACGACGATGTTCACGACGGCGAACACGGCCGTGATCCGCAGCGACGCCCACACCTGCGGGTCGTCCAGCACCTCGCGGAAGTTGTCGGCGCCGACGAAGGACGGCTCGTTCAGCAGGTTGAAGTCCGTCACCGAGTACCAGGCGCCCCGGACGGTCGGGTACAGGTAGAACACCGCGAACCCCAGCAGCGCCGGCAGCAGCAGCACCGCGGCGGCCCACGCCTCCCTGCGCCGGACCCGCGACCGGGACGCGCCGGCGCCGGGCGGCGGGTCGTCGCTGATCGGCCGGCGCGCCTGCGCGTCGACCGCGGTCACTCTCGACATCGAGAACCTCCCTGGTGGGCCGTCTGACGTCCTTCCGGGCTGCGGCCAGGGGTTAGGCAAGCAGTGCTGTAGGGTTCTGTCAAGGACGTTGCAGAACCCGCGCACCCGGAGTGACCGCGAACCACCCCGGGACGCGCGCGTGCTGCCGTACATTCACGACGGACGAGCAGGGGCGGGAGGCGACGACGCGGTGGTGGCGCGCGAGAGCGGGGTGCGGGAGCTCAACCTCCTGCGGACCTTCCGGGAGATCCGCGCGGGCGACGGCGCGACCACGGCCGGGCTCAGCCGCGCGACCGGCCTGTCCCGGCCCAGCGTGAACTCCCTGGTCACCGAGCTGGTCGACCTCGGCTGGGTGGACGTCGTCGAGCCCGTGCCCGACGGCCTCGGCGGCCGCCCGCCGCAGCGCTTCCGGTACCGGGCCGACGCCGGCCACCTCGCCGGCCTCGACATCGGGGTGCACCGGGTCACCGCCGTGGTGTCCGACCTGGCCGGCACCGTCCTCGCCGGCCGGGAGCTCGAGGTGGACGCCGCGGCGCCCCCCGCCGCCCGCCTCGCGCGGGTGGACGAGGTGCTGCGGGACGCGCTCGACGCCGCGGGTCTCGCCCCCGAGCAGATGTGGGGGGTCGCCGCCGCCGTCACCGGCCCGGTCGACTCCACGGGCCGCACGTCGCTGTTCAGCCCCCTGCCCGGGTGGACCGAGGTCGACCTCGTGGCGCACCTCAAGGGGACCTTCGCCTGCCCCGTCCGCGTCGAGAACGACGTGAAGCTCGCGCTCCTGGCCGAGAGCGAGTGGGGCGTCGCCCGGGGCGCGCGCGACGTCGTCTACATCCTCGCCGGCCTGCGCACCGGCGCCGCCGCCCTGGTCAACGGCCGCCTCGTCATCGGCCACGCCGGCGCCGCGGGCGAGATCGGCGCGCTGCCCGCGGTCCGCTGGCTGCGCGCCGTCGACCGCCTCGAGCACGCGCCCGGCATGCCGGAGTCCGCGCAGGGCAGCGGGTTCGCCGCGTGGACGTTCGAGCGCGCCCGCCGGGGCGACGCCGAGGCCCGCAAGCGCGTGCGGAAGTACGCCCGCGACGTCGCCACCGGCGCGTCCGCCCTCGTGCTGACCCTCGACCCCGAGCTGCTCGTCCTCGGCGGCGGCAGCA contains:
- a CDS encoding carbohydrate ABC transporter permease — its product is MSRVTAVDAQARRPISDDPPPGAGASRSRVRRREAWAAAVLLLPALLGFAVFYLYPTVRGAWYSVTDFNLLNEPSFVGADNFREVLDDPQVWASLRITAVFAVVNIVVVMVLALVLAALMQRLQLRTWVRSLLLLPWLVPNVAIALIWGWLLDANVGFLKNLLDSIGIHGVTFYNSGAALWIVVAISVWSGLGYTALLLYAGMLQVPGELYEAGALDGAGETRMFARITLPLIRPVLALVVVVSLIGSFQVFDLVQVGYGNNPIPEVRVIYYYIYQQAFAFYRMGYASAVSLILVVILGALTFAQMRLMRANRSDLS
- a CDS encoding ABC transporter substrate-binding protein; the protein is MKRTTAVALLATASVLALSACSSAGGDDAAGGEVTLDYWLWDDTQLPLYQGCADAFHEANPEITVKLTQTGWAQYWQNLSTQITAGTAPDVFTNQISYFLQFVETNQLLDLTDRVEASDIDFADFKEGLADRWVYEGKRYGLPKDWDTVAYLYDVPAAEAAGYSAGDVAALTWNPQDGGTFGEFVKALTLDSAGRTGLDPAFDKGSVVRYGYYPEWGDGATGQNGWGNFAHSNGFTYSDEDVAPTTFNFDSAPLVETMTWIQQMIDGGYMPAFDSQSTLGTEAVMTSGTAASTIAGSWMASTYVGPDATVDLAFAPVPEGPEGRTAATNGLSDVIWSGTKHPDEAYRWVEYLASAECQDAVGSAGLIFPARSSGTDAAMAAREEAGIDSTAFVSVADDGETFMLPAFNRAAEVNTAVQDAMQAIAQGADPQQRLTEANDAVEALFQ
- a CDS encoding glycoside hydrolase family 36 protein produces the protein MVVSTPTALPLHPPGAADPVRPDWARPAGDVEETFLRSARVSLLHGAGDGTVYRHGQNSWSPTGWRRMSDAPLRVANPVRRQTADDASWDDPARHHSSWLIAVDRGADVLLLGCLEGETPRLHADRDVLAAWTETGREALWVLLVGPERDVFARYRDLLADRWGVLPAHPGTVWSSWYSLYETVSRADLDRIVPQLPALGFDTVQLDDGWEEVVGDWHPNGKFAAGMADTAASIRDRGMRPGLWIAPFIALPSSRTAQRHAAMLLRDADGAPVAAGTNWGSPYWTFDFTRADARELLAETIGRAVHDWGFTYLKLDFVNAGAVAGARGADVDREAAYRLAVETVREAAGPDAYLLGSGAPVFPSLGVLNAVRTGPDVAPMWDNYATDDPSDATARNALTNAVHRLWLRGLIGLDPDAAYFRRRRNLLGDEQMQWLRDCATLSGFKAVSDPPEWVEPADLDALRAFLAEDPATEQVDRYRWRVGDRLVDFRPAVEGEAGHYPL
- a CDS encoding carbohydrate ABC transporter permease, with product MTAPAAPRPARAGRRRAVRPGRAAAWVVVGAVVLATVFPFYWMVRTALTPAAGLIGDASRLWPTDPTLINFQRVLGLTSIEEAVAAGGTGATIDFARYTVNSVLYAGSVAVLQTLSCAAAAYALARLRFRGRDALFAVILAGLMIPGIFTLLPNFALMRQAGLLNTMVGLVAPAILTSPFAIFFLRQFFLSLPREVEEAAMIDGVGALGRFWRIALPMSRGPIATMMLITLVGMWKDYLWPLVAGNSEGTRVLTVALGVFQQQSPNTSPDWTGLMAGSTLSVIPVLLILVFLGKQLVQSLNFSGGK
- a CDS encoding ROK family transcriptional regulator, translating into MARESGVRELNLLRTFREIRAGDGATTAGLSRATGLSRPSVNSLVTELVDLGWVDVVEPVPDGLGGRPPQRFRYRADAGHLAGLDIGVHRVTAVVSDLAGTVLAGRELEVDAAAPPAARLARVDEVLRDALDAAGLAPEQMWGVAAAVTGPVDSTGRTSLFSPLPGWTEVDLVAHLKGTFACPVRVENDVKLALLAESEWGVARGARDVVYILAGLRTGAAALVNGRLVIGHAGAAGEIGALPAVRWLRAVDRLEHAPGMPESAQGSGFAAWTFERARRGDAEARKRVRKYARDVATGASALVLTLDPELLVLGGGSTPWADLWVPELGAAVGRSVIRMPEVRVSSMGSDHVARGAVRLAMAQVEADYFTTRVRAARQPG